One window of the Triticum dicoccoides isolate Atlit2015 ecotype Zavitan chromosome 3B, WEW_v2.0, whole genome shotgun sequence genome contains the following:
- the LOC119281814 gene encoding uncharacterized protein LOC119281814 — protein sequence MNGYRNLASSPPAPSGGEPEPARPPATAKEGKWEGAAVGAAAMVRNLSSASQRFAAVERSKSTGGHRGGGFQAVVRRAFSMRRQPASSLSEGYWRIHDGLEDGDDDAEAPEEVDEQKKHQVAEAVEPEVQGDAAASSDEIGKERKKKKRGHIFKACKKLLGFKHV from the coding sequence ATGAACGGCTACCGCAACCTCGCCTCGTCCCCTCCGGCGCCCAGCGGCGGGGAGCCGGAGCCAGCCCGGCCCCCGGCGACGGCGAAGGAGGGCAAGTGGGAGGGGGCGGCGGTCGGCGCGGCGGCCATGGTCAGGAACCTCTCGTCCGCCTCCCAGAGGTTCGCGGCCGTGGAGCGGAGCAAGTCCACCGGCGGCCACCGCGGCGGCGGCTTCCAGGCGGTCGTGAGGCGGGCCTTCTCCatgcggaggcagccggcgtccagCCTCTCGGAGGGGTACTGGCGGATCCACGACGGCCTGGAAGACGGCGACGACGACGCCGAGGCGCCCGAGGAGGTCGACGAGCAGAAGAAGCATCAGGTGGCGGAGGCCGTAGAGCCGGAGGTGCAGGGAGACGCCGCGGCGAGCAGCGACGAGATCggcaaggagaggaagaagaagaagcggggtcACATCTTCAAGGCGTGCAAGAAGCTTCTTGGCTTCAAACATGTTTAG
- the LOC119281815 gene encoding uncharacterized protein LOC119281815: protein MSESGQRSRPWPQGDAAMTPSEPAAADDARGEATTLRDFGTSMDAISFGFAATAILISIFLLMAIFEHLIRPQAFQAPADSPGGRRRRGHRSPGKPRSPPMVQTVMQAADLSVLMPGQRYPTYLAQPAPLPSPCPREGMHWPPHDHHRSHLPP, encoded by the exons ATGAGCGAGTCTGGGCAGAGGTCGAGGCCGTGGCCACAAGGGGACGCCGCGATGACGCCGTCCGAGCCAGCTGCGGCTGACGACGCGAGGGGCGAGGCGACGACTCTGAGGGACTTCGGCACGTCCATGGACGCCATCTCCTTCGGGTTCGCGGCCACGGCCATCCTCATCTCCATCTTCCTCCTCATGGCCATCTTCGAACACCTCATCAGGCCCCAGGCCTTCCAGGCGCCGGCCGACTCCCCGGGCGGCCGACGCCGGAGAGGCCACCGCTCGCCCGGCAAACCCCGGAGCCCGCCCATG GTGCAGACGGTGATGCAGGCGGCTGACCTGTCGGTGCTGATGCCGGGGCAGCGTTACCCGACGTACCTCGCGCAGCCGGCGCCATTGCCGTCGCCGTGCCCCAGGGAGGGGATGCACTGGCCGCCGCACGACCACCACCGCTCCCACCTGCCACCCTGA